A genomic stretch from Antarcticibacterium flavum includes:
- the mnmA gene encoding tRNA 2-thiouridine(34) synthase MnmA has protein sequence MKKVVVGLSGGVDSSVAAYLLQQQGYEVIGLFMKNWHDDSVTISKECPWLEDSNDAMMVADKLGIPFQTVDLSEQYKERIVDYMFREYERGRTPNPDVLCNREIKFDVFMKIALSLGADYVATGHYCRKAEVTKDGETYYQLLSGKDQNKDQSYFLCQLTQEQLSRTLFPIGELQKSEVRKIASEQNLITADKKDSQGLCFIGKVRLPEFLQQKLQPKEGVIVEIDANKEVYATAAPAHDSKMEELKHLSKKYRYAVTDGKVVGKHQGAHYFTKGQRKGLAVGGTPEPLFVIETDVDSNVIYTGQGKDHPGLYRKALFINNEEVHWVRPDLRINEGEELKVKARIRYRQPLQDATIYPTGNGTYIVFEEPQASITEGQFVAWYLEDELIGSGVIS, from the coding sequence ATGAAAAAAGTAGTAGTAGGATTATCTGGAGGTGTAGACTCAAGTGTTGCAGCATATTTATTACAGCAGCAGGGGTATGAGGTCATAGGGCTTTTTATGAAGAACTGGCATGATGACTCGGTTACCATTTCCAAAGAATGTCCATGGCTGGAGGATAGCAATGATGCAATGATGGTTGCAGATAAACTTGGCATTCCGTTTCAAACCGTAGACCTTAGTGAGCAGTATAAGGAGCGAATTGTGGATTATATGTTCCGTGAGTATGAGCGGGGTAGAACTCCCAATCCAGATGTACTTTGCAACAGGGAGATCAAGTTTGATGTTTTCATGAAGATAGCCCTGTCCCTGGGAGCAGATTATGTGGCTACAGGCCATTATTGCCGAAAAGCTGAAGTAACAAAGGATGGGGAAACTTATTATCAACTCCTTTCAGGTAAAGATCAGAATAAAGATCAGTCCTATTTCCTATGTCAGCTTACCCAGGAACAGCTTTCCCGTACCTTATTCCCTATAGGGGAACTCCAAAAATCTGAAGTGCGAAAAATAGCTTCAGAACAAAACCTCATTACGGCAGATAAAAAGGATTCACAGGGATTATGTTTCATTGGTAAAGTTCGGTTACCGGAATTCCTTCAGCAAAAATTACAGCCCAAAGAAGGAGTAATAGTAGAAATAGATGCCAATAAAGAGGTGTATGCCACCGCGGCACCTGCCCACGATTCAAAAATGGAGGAATTGAAGCACCTTTCAAAAAAATACCGCTATGCTGTAACCGATGGGAAAGTGGTAGGAAAACATCAGGGAGCTCATTACTTCACCAAAGGCCAACGCAAAGGCCTGGCTGTAGGAGGAACCCCTGAGCCGCTTTTCGTGATCGAGACAGATGTAGATAGCAATGTGATCTATACCGGCCAGGGAAAAGACCATCCCGGGCTATACAGGAAAGCCCTGTTTATCAATAACGAAGAAGTCCACTGGGTGCGGCCAGACCTTAGAATCAATGAAGGTGAAGAGTTAAAAGTCAAAGCCAGGATAAGGTACAGGCAGCCCCTGCAGGATGCGACAATTTACCCAACTGGAAATGGCACCTATATAGTATTCGAAGAGCCCCAGGCCTCTATTACCGAAGGGCAATTCGTCGCCTGGTACCTGGAGGATGAACTCATAGGATCTGGAGTTATTTCATAG
- a CDS encoding lipocalin family protein has product MKKFLFLFLCAATFIACSSDDDADTTGEDPILGTWVMVDATAPLNTIFCETPQSTITFNENETGEATFYLTENQCQPSESTGNWRNNGNSSYTIATPVGDLTGNVSFTGDDQFSFATAGGTLSFERE; this is encoded by the coding sequence ATGAAGAAATTTTTGTTCCTATTTTTATGTGCAGCCACCTTTATAGCCTGCAGCAGTGATGATGATGCAGATACTACCGGGGAAGATCCTATATTGGGTACCTGGGTAATGGTGGATGCCACTGCTCCATTAAATACCATTTTCTGTGAAACACCCCAGTCCACTATTACATTTAATGAAAATGAGACCGGAGAGGCGACATTCTATTTAACTGAAAATCAATGTCAACCTTCAGAGTCTACCGGGAACTGGAGAAATAATGGAAACTCATCATACACTATTGCTACTCCCGTGGGTGATCTTACAGGGAACGTAAGTTTTACAGGCGATGATCAATTCTCCTTTGCAACTGCAGGCGGAACTTTAAGTTTTGAAAGAGAATAA